Proteins co-encoded in one Corynebacterium lujinxingii genomic window:
- a CDS encoding YbaB/EbfC family nucleoid-associated protein: MTQPQDMQELIRQAAEVQAALQQAQMELLQTEVTGTAGGGLVEVTMTGGAEITDLAIKPEAVDPEDVETLQDLILAAYRDAHEQAGKLAEEKIAPLTGGAAGGQQGGAPQAGPGDIPFGGII, encoded by the coding sequence ATGACCCAGCCGCAAGACATGCAGGAACTCATCCGCCAGGCCGCCGAGGTGCAGGCCGCGCTGCAGCAGGCGCAGATGGAACTGCTGCAGACCGAGGTCACCGGCACCGCAGGCGGCGGCCTCGTCGAGGTCACCATGACCGGCGGCGCCGAGATCACCGACCTGGCCATTAAGCCGGAGGCCGTGGACCCGGAGGACGTTGAGACCCTGCAGGATCTCATCCTCGCCGCGTACCGCGACGCCCACGAGCAGGCCGGCAAGCTTGCCGAGGAGAAGATCGCACCGCTGACCGGCGGCGCAGCAGGCGGCCAGCAGGGTGGCGCACCGCAGGCAGGCCCGGGCGACATCCCGTTCGGCGGCATCATCTAA
- the leuA gene encoding 2-isopropylmalate synthase produces MSNDFFAPRAIQTPSGPRNDDQPAWNKQRGSQMPVDRYLTFAEEVEDIQLPDRTWPDKKITRAPQWCAVDLRDGNQALIDPMSPERKRRMFNLLVEMGFKEIEVGFPSASQTDFDFVREIIEKDMIPDDVTIQVLVQAREHLIRRTFEACAGAKNVIVHFYNSTSKLQRRVVFRKDREQIKTLATDAAELIKTIAVDYPDTNWRWEYSPESFTGTELDFAKEVCDAVVEKMGATADNPIILNLPATVEMITPNVYADSIEWMHRNLAKREAVILSLHPHNDRGSGVAAAELGYLAGADRIEGCLFGNGERTGNVDLITLGLNMLTQGVDPQIDFSDITRIRDVVEYCNQLRVPERHPYGGDLVFTAFSGSHQDAINKGLDALAQTIRPDATSEDVTWDELRETIWEVPYLPIDPKDVGRTYEAVIRVNSQSGKGGVAYIMKTDHGINMPRAMQPEFSAIVQNITDTEGGEVNSKNMWDIFAQTYLDLAEPLELGHYRIDAAETEGDDTRVTATVTYEGTSREIEGAGNGPIAAFAGALEQIGIDFEVQDYSQRARSAGDDADAACYIHADVDGTSAWGVGIAGSTTRASLEAIVSAVNRSNAAN; encoded by the coding sequence ATGAGCAACGACTTTTTCGCACCGCGTGCAATCCAAACCCCCTCCGGCCCGCGTAACGACGACCAACCCGCCTGGAACAAACAACGCGGCTCCCAGATGCCCGTGGACCGCTACCTCACCTTCGCCGAAGAGGTCGAAGACATCCAGCTGCCGGATCGCACCTGGCCGGACAAGAAAATCACCCGCGCGCCGCAGTGGTGCGCCGTGGACCTGCGCGACGGCAACCAGGCGCTGATCGACCCGATGAGCCCCGAACGCAAGCGCCGCATGTTCAACCTGCTCGTCGAGATGGGCTTCAAAGAGATCGAGGTCGGCTTCCCGTCGGCGTCCCAGACGGACTTCGACTTCGTGCGCGAGATCATTGAGAAGGACATGATCCCCGACGACGTGACCATCCAGGTCCTCGTCCAGGCGCGCGAGCACCTCATCCGCCGCACCTTCGAAGCCTGCGCCGGCGCGAAAAACGTCATCGTGCACTTCTACAACTCCACCTCGAAGCTGCAGCGCCGCGTGGTCTTCCGCAAGGACCGCGAACAGATCAAGACGCTGGCCACCGACGCCGCCGAGCTGATCAAAACCATCGCCGTCGACTACCCCGACACCAACTGGCGCTGGGAGTACTCGCCGGAATCCTTCACAGGCACGGAGTTGGACTTTGCCAAGGAGGTCTGCGACGCGGTCGTCGAGAAGATGGGCGCCACGGCCGACAACCCGATCATTCTCAACCTGCCCGCCACGGTGGAGATGATCACCCCGAACGTCTACGCCGACTCCATCGAGTGGATGCACCGCAACCTGGCCAAGCGCGAGGCCGTGATCTTGTCGCTGCACCCGCACAACGATCGCGGCTCCGGTGTCGCGGCCGCCGAACTCGGCTACCTCGCCGGCGCCGACCGCATCGAAGGCTGCCTGTTCGGCAACGGCGAGCGCACCGGCAACGTCGACCTGATCACCCTGGGGTTGAACATGCTCACCCAGGGCGTCGACCCGCAGATCGACTTCTCCGACATCACCCGCATCCGCGACGTCGTCGAATACTGCAACCAGCTGCGCGTGCCGGAGCGCCACCCCTACGGCGGCGACCTCGTGTTCACCGCGTTTTCCGGCTCGCACCAAGACGCGATCAACAAGGGCCTCGACGCCCTGGCGCAAACCATCCGCCCCGACGCCACCAGCGAGGACGTCACCTGGGACGAGCTGCGCGAGACCATCTGGGAGGTGCCGTACCTGCCCATCGACCCGAAGGACGTCGGCCGCACCTACGAGGCCGTCATCCGCGTCAACTCCCAATCTGGCAAGGGCGGGGTGGCCTACATCATGAAGACCGACCACGGCATCAACATGCCGCGCGCCATGCAGCCGGAGTTCTCCGCCATCGTGCAAAACATCACCGACACCGAAGGTGGCGAGGTCAACTCGAAGAACATGTGGGACATCTTCGCCCAGACGTACCTCGACTTGGCCGAGCCGCTGGAGCTGGGCCACTATCGCATCGACGCCGCCGAAACCGAAGGCGACGACACCCGCGTGACCGCCACCGTCACCTACGAGGGCACCTCGCGCGAGATCGAAGGCGCCGGCAACGGCCCGATCGCCGCGTTCGCGGGCGCGCTCGAGCAGATCGGCATCGACTTCGAGGTGCAGGACTACTCGCAGCGCGCCCGCTCCGCCGGCGACGACGCCGACGCGGCCTGCTACATCCACGCCGACGTCGACGGCACCTCCGCCTGGGGTGTGGGCATCGCCGGCTCCACCACGCGGGCGTCGCTCGAGGCGATCGTCTCCGCTGTCAACCGCTCGAACGCCGCGAACTAG
- a CDS encoding DMT family transporter, whose translation MHNNFLAVVFALVSAATMAGGTVWRHRIMRDGSSVLRSMRRPAWWGSMGLAFTAYGFQAAALAFGTLLVVQPILALSLMLTLVFSAWAERRHMKTAEAFWAIVLTASVAGVVVFGRPVPGERDPATWEWVTVVGVGAVVSIAACAIASRRRANSRALIYGIICGAMFGFQAVFSKVAVDDFVAGGVAGLIMSWQLWAMLVAATAGTIVQQYAFAAGNLATSLPASKIVEPLLAFSLSLTLLGESFRDQSVFGYVLVGSSVSVMLISAAFLTRVSIK comes from the coding sequence GTGCATAACAATTTTCTCGCCGTCGTGTTCGCGCTCGTTTCGGCGGCCACCATGGCGGGAGGCACCGTCTGGCGCCACCGCATCATGCGCGACGGCAGTTCCGTGTTGCGCTCGATGCGCCGGCCGGCGTGGTGGGGTTCGATGGGGCTGGCGTTTACCGCCTACGGGTTCCAGGCGGCGGCGCTCGCGTTTGGCACCCTGTTGGTTGTGCAGCCGATTCTCGCGCTGTCGCTCATGCTCACGTTGGTGTTTTCGGCGTGGGCAGAGCGCCGCCACATGAAGACCGCAGAGGCGTTTTGGGCGATCGTGCTCACCGCCAGTGTCGCGGGCGTGGTCGTCTTCGGCCGCCCCGTGCCCGGCGAGCGCGACCCCGCGACGTGGGAGTGGGTCACCGTCGTCGGCGTCGGCGCGGTGGTCTCGATCGCCGCGTGCGCGATTGCTTCTCGACGACGCGCCAACTCCCGCGCCCTCATCTACGGCATCATCTGCGGCGCCATGTTCGGCTTCCAGGCGGTGTTTTCCAAGGTGGCGGTGGACGACTTCGTCGCCGGCGGCGTCGCGGGCCTGATTATGTCGTGGCAGCTGTGGGCGATGCTTGTCGCCGCCACCGCCGGCACGATCGTGCAGCAGTACGCGTTCGCCGCCGGCAACCTGGCCACATCGCTGCCCGCGTCGAAGATCGTCGAGCCGCTGCTCGCGTTCTCGCTCAGCCTCACGTTGTTGGGTGAGAGCTTCCGGGACCAGTCGGTGTTCGGCTACGTGTTGGTGGGGTCGTCGGTAAGCGTGATGCTCATCTCCGCCGCATTCCTCACACGAGTGAGCATCAAATGA
- a CDS encoding HNH endonuclease signature motif containing protein yields MNSFAALVEAMSASALETLAGFDLDVALAAGFAPDRARALSRLQAVYFGPTKFTRKQREALARAGGFSLDELLLIERRIAKVSDVAARWGLRLSLLQVDGGYRAIEQAAREVVPAHDAPASDAAKFGPARNGKKTLHLTLDEREITDIEFAGRQGIDPAKPAAEQIAKNLASIFFGGGGVARAVPRPILAVAVPDFVRIMAGEGDDVVLALSDGTTMTGAEFLAAQFGDILEVAAFHPEAGAVNLYRTERRANKKQRDLAKMVSPVCAFPGCRHGADACELHHVTAWKHGGETNLDNLAPLCRYHNRINDDDPWRKKRGRIAMIRGAPVWISPRGYPVKNTNHGVMDKLFGEALPA; encoded by the coding sequence ATGAATTCGTTTGCAGCACTCGTGGAGGCGATGTCGGCGTCAGCGTTGGAGACGCTGGCCGGCTTCGACCTCGACGTTGCGCTGGCCGCAGGCTTCGCCCCGGACCGGGCGCGGGCGTTATCGCGGCTGCAGGCGGTGTATTTCGGGCCCACGAAGTTCACCCGTAAGCAGCGTGAGGCGCTTGCACGGGCGGGCGGGTTTTCGTTGGATGAACTGCTGCTGATTGAACGCCGCATCGCGAAGGTGTCGGATGTGGCCGCGCGGTGGGGGCTGCGGCTGTCGCTGCTTCAGGTCGACGGTGGCTACCGGGCGATCGAACAGGCGGCACGCGAGGTAGTACCGGCCCATGACGCGCCGGCAAGCGATGCGGCGAAGTTTGGCCCTGCCCGCAACGGGAAGAAGACGCTGCATTTAACCCTCGACGAACGCGAGATCACCGATATCGAGTTCGCCGGCCGGCAAGGCATCGACCCCGCGAAGCCGGCCGCGGAGCAGATCGCTAAGAATTTGGCGTCGATCTTTTTCGGCGGTGGCGGGGTGGCGCGCGCGGTGCCGCGGCCGATCCTCGCGGTGGCGGTGCCGGACTTTGTGCGGATTATGGCCGGCGAGGGCGACGACGTCGTGTTGGCCTTGTCGGACGGCACCACGATGACCGGTGCGGAGTTTTTAGCGGCCCAGTTCGGCGACATCCTCGAGGTGGCCGCGTTTCACCCGGAGGCCGGTGCGGTGAACTTGTACCGGACCGAGCGGCGGGCGAATAAGAAGCAGCGCGATTTGGCGAAGATGGTCTCACCCGTGTGCGCGTTCCCCGGCTGCCGTCACGGAGCCGATGCCTGCGAGTTGCACCACGTCACCGCGTGGAAACACGGCGGTGAGACCAACCTGGACAACCTGGCGCCGCTGTGCCGGTACCACAACCGCATCAACGACGACGACCCGTGGCGGAAGAAGCGCGGCCGGATCGCGATGATCCGGGGTGCCCCAGTATGGATCTCACCCCGCGGCTACCCGGTGAAAAACACCAACCACGGGGTGATGGACAAACTATTTGGCGAGGCGCTCCCGGCGTAG
- a CDS encoding exonuclease domain-containing protein: MSDYPFVAVFTQATGIHPSTARLLTIDAVTFDDSGRMGEDFHAVVNPGTDAGPAHTHGLTPHDFAQAPRFSRQLRTLDKLLDDRTLITHDSPTTWGFIVSESKRAMNAAARANRSRRGRGNKRRQRVGHVPRPEAIVDLLASARRRGHVPVDTRINAVANLIGVASPPAEASLERAQVPEAEFSREQTLKLIAMYLEMAGDVVSLDPADLTGDKFGLQRSAIRVDAEKAPAIAGNPGILGKGGLRRGMEFVVADDVDVDPDELIDAAVRAGMTYREKLTRETSVTVSDAKMRGAELRGKAMHADRKNIPVVSGARFARLVGEMGGAE; the protein is encoded by the coding sequence ATGAGTGACTACCCCTTCGTCGCAGTGTTTACGCAGGCGACGGGCATCCACCCGTCGACGGCGCGCCTACTGACCATCGACGCGGTCACATTCGACGACTCCGGCCGCATGGGTGAGGACTTCCACGCCGTGGTCAACCCCGGCACCGACGCAGGCCCCGCCCACACCCACGGGCTGACCCCGCACGATTTCGCCCAGGCGCCGCGGTTCTCGCGCCAATTGCGCACCCTGGACAAGCTTCTCGACGACCGCACCCTCATCACCCACGACTCCCCCACCACCTGGGGCTTCATCGTCTCCGAGTCGAAGCGCGCCATGAACGCCGCCGCGCGGGCGAACCGGTCGCGGCGCGGGCGCGGCAACAAGCGCCGCCAGCGGGTGGGGCACGTGCCGCGTCCGGAGGCGATCGTCGACCTGCTCGCCAGCGCCCGCCGTCGAGGCCACGTCCCGGTGGACACCCGCATCAACGCGGTGGCCAACCTCATCGGTGTGGCCTCCCCGCCGGCCGAGGCGTCGCTGGAGCGCGCGCAGGTGCCGGAGGCGGAGTTCTCCCGCGAGCAGACCCTGAAACTTATCGCGATGTACCTGGAGATGGCCGGTGACGTGGTCTCACTCGACCCGGCCGACTTAACGGGCGACAAGTTCGGCCTGCAGCGCAGCGCGATCCGCGTCGACGCGGAAAAGGCCCCGGCGATCGCCGGCAACCCCGGCATTTTGGGCAAGGGGGGCTTGCGGCGCGGCATGGAGTTCGTCGTCGCCGACGATGTGGATGTCGACCCGGACGAACTTATCGACGCCGCCGTGCGCGCCGGCATGACCTACCGCGAAAAACTCACCCGTGAGACCTCCGTGACGGTCTCCGACGCAAAGATGCGCGGCGCGGAACTGCGCGGCAAGGCGATGCACGCCGACCGCAAAAACATCCCGGTGGTCTCCGGCGCGCGCTTCGCCCGCCTGGTGGGTGAGATGGGCGGCGCGGAGTAG
- a CDS encoding DNA polymerase III subunit gamma and tau produces MALYRKYRPATFGEVVGQEQVTRPLSTALDNNRISHAYLFSGPRGCGKTSSARILARSLNCVEGPTSTPCGVCASCVALAPGGPGNLDVMELDAASHGGVDDMRDLRERAMFAPAESRYRVFIIDEAHMISTSGNNALLKIVEEPPEHLIFIFATTEPEKMLGTIRSRTHNYPFRLLAPQAMRELLERVVAEEGVVVDDNVYPLVIRAGGGSPRDTLSILDQLLAGAGPDGLTYDLALPLLGVTDLTLLDAAVDALANSDGSAMFRTIDEVIESGHEPRRFALDLLDRMRDLLLIRTVPDAFGQGLVDAPADRTDILTAEAEQFSAARLSALATEINDRLPDLSGATSPRLLLEIMMAHLLTVSGGGGGVGGAGVAASVAPSAPAAGSSSGGGAAAAAAAAAAAASESRNAQRKPAPAPSAPEPAPPTQPAPPAQPEPKPEPAQQPEAEPAPKPEPQPEHAPDTDDLYERIERDWTRLRQSVGQRNQVAEIMLTEAKPLGFDSDTLVVGHHTGALAERINAEKNNADIAAVFSEKLGTPVKVRCVVGTNPDAAQVKRPTPREVWKPGEGSSSSEAPEDPAPAPPKKPDNSWQAAVAAASQKAAERAQRERDEIPPPPEPPEPYEEAEPEYTREDEERDMITEARDGEKTADRRDATEVAMDLLATELGAKPL; encoded by the coding sequence GTGGCTCTGTACAGGAAATACCGCCCCGCAACGTTCGGTGAGGTCGTCGGCCAAGAACAGGTGACGCGACCGTTGTCCACCGCGCTGGACAACAACAGAATTTCGCACGCCTACCTGTTCTCGGGTCCGCGCGGCTGCGGCAAGACGTCGTCGGCACGCATCCTCGCGCGCTCGCTCAACTGCGTCGAAGGCCCCACCTCCACCCCCTGCGGCGTGTGCGCCTCGTGTGTCGCGCTCGCGCCGGGCGGGCCGGGCAACCTGGACGTGATGGAACTCGACGCCGCCTCCCACGGTGGTGTCGACGACATGCGCGACCTGCGCGAACGCGCCATGTTCGCCCCGGCCGAGTCGCGCTACCGCGTCTTCATCATCGACGAGGCCCACATGATCTCCACCTCGGGCAACAACGCCTTGCTCAAGATCGTGGAGGAGCCGCCAGAACACCTGATCTTCATCTTCGCCACCACCGAGCCGGAAAAGATGCTGGGCACCATCCGCTCGCGCACCCACAACTACCCGTTCCGCCTGCTCGCGCCGCAGGCAATGCGCGAACTGCTCGAGCGCGTCGTTGCCGAAGAGGGCGTTGTTGTCGACGACAACGTCTACCCCCTGGTCATCCGCGCCGGCGGCGGCTCGCCCCGCGACACCCTGTCGATTTTGGACCAGCTTCTGGCCGGCGCCGGGCCCGACGGGCTGACCTACGACCTCGCGCTGCCGCTGCTGGGTGTCACGGACTTGACGCTTCTCGACGCCGCCGTTGACGCCCTCGCCAACTCCGACGGCTCCGCAATGTTCCGCACCATCGACGAAGTGATCGAATCCGGCCACGAGCCGCGCCGCTTCGCACTCGACTTGCTCGACCGCATGCGTGATTTGCTGCTCATCCGCACCGTGCCCGACGCCTTCGGGCAAGGGCTTGTCGACGCCCCCGCCGACCGCACCGACATCCTCACCGCCGAAGCCGAGCAATTCTCCGCCGCGCGACTTTCTGCGCTGGCCACCGAGATCAACGACCGCCTGCCCGACTTAAGTGGCGCGACCTCGCCGCGCCTGCTCCTCGAAATCATGATGGCGCACCTGCTCACCGTCTCCGGGGGCGGTGGTGGTGTTGGCGGTGCTGGTGTCGCTGCGTCGGTCGCGCCTTCGGCTCCTGCCGCTGGTTCTTCTTCTGGTGGCGGTGCCGCTGCTGCCGCAGCAGCCGCGGCCGCCGCCGCGAGCGAATCCCGCAACGCGCAGCGCAAACCAGCGCCCGCGCCTTCTGCGCCGGAACCTGCACCTCCTACGCAGCCGGCGCCCCCTGCGCAGCCCGAGCCGAAACCCGAGCCGGCCCAGCAGCCCGAGGCCGAGCCGGCACCGAAACCGGAACCGCAGCCCGAGCATGCGCCAGACACCGACGACCTGTACGAACGCATCGAGCGCGACTGGACGCGCCTGCGCCAATCCGTCGGCCAGCGCAACCAGGTCGCGGAGATCATGCTCACCGAGGCGAAACCCTTGGGCTTCGACAGCGACACCCTGGTCGTCGGCCACCACACCGGCGCGCTTGCCGAGCGCATCAACGCCGAAAAGAACAACGCCGACATCGCCGCCGTGTTCAGCGAGAAGCTCGGCACGCCGGTGAAGGTGCGCTGCGTGGTCGGGACCAATCCGGACGCGGCCCAGGTGAAGCGGCCGACGCCGAGGGAGGTGTGGAAACCGGGGGAGGGGTCGTCGTCAAGCGAAGCCCCCGAAGACCCCGCCCCGGCCCCGCCGAAAAAACCCGATAACAGCTGGCAAGCCGCCGTCGCTGCCGCGAGCCAAAAAGCCGCCGAGCGCGCCCAACGCGAACGCGACGAGATCCCGCCGCCGCCCGAACCGCCCGAGCCGTACGAGGAGGCCGAGCCAGAATACACGCGCGAGGACGAGGAGCGCGACATGATCACAGAGGCGCGCGACGGGGAAAAGACCGCCGATCGCCGCGACGCCACCGAGGTCGCCATGGATCTGCTCGCCACCGAACTCGGCGCGAAGCCGCTGTAG
- the recR gene encoding recombination mediator RecR has translation MFEGPLQDLIDEFSRLPGVGPKSAQRIAFHLLKTEPEDIDRLRAALAAVRDGVTFCRICNNVSREEVCRICADSGRDKSLVCVVEDAKDIQVIERTGEYTGRYHVLGGSLDPLANVGPKDLAIAPLLQRIGGVLDDVDGADNPDITEVILATDPDTEGEATASYLARLLKDFRSLTVSRLASGMPLGGDLEFVDELTLSRALSGRLKL, from the coding sequence GTGTTCGAAGGACCGCTGCAAGACCTTATCGACGAATTCTCGCGCCTGCCCGGCGTCGGCCCCAAGTCCGCGCAGCGCATCGCGTTCCACTTGCTGAAGACGGAGCCGGAAGACATCGATAGGCTGCGCGCCGCGCTCGCCGCCGTGCGCGACGGGGTGACGTTCTGCCGCATCTGCAACAACGTCTCGCGCGAGGAAGTCTGCCGCATCTGCGCCGACTCCGGCCGCGACAAGTCGCTGGTGTGCGTCGTCGAGGACGCGAAAGACATCCAGGTCATCGAGCGCACCGGCGAGTACACCGGGCGCTACCACGTCCTCGGCGGCTCGCTCGACCCGCTGGCCAACGTCGGCCCGAAGGACCTCGCTATCGCGCCGCTGTTGCAGCGCATTGGCGGAGTGCTTGACGACGTCGACGGCGCCGACAACCCCGACATCACCGAAGTCATCCTCGCCACCGACCCCGACACCGAGGGCGAGGCCACCGCGTCGTACCTCGCGCGGCTGCTGAAGGATTTCCGGTCGCTGACCGTGTCGCGTCTGGCGTCCGGCATGCCGCTGGGCGGGGACTTGGAGTTTGTCGACGAACTCACCTTGTCGCGCGCCCTCTCCGGGCGGTTGAAGCTCTGA
- a CDS encoding type 1 glutamine amidotransferase, translating into MPKLTIGLVLPDVLGTYGDDGNALVLRERARMRGVDARIERILLDDDIPATCDIYTLGGGEDAAQLLAAARLNASPGLKAAAADGRPIFAVCAGLQVLGRTFHARGGEVDGVGLLDVTTKPLSTRATGEIATIPTRAGITAELTEPLTGFENHMGATVLGPEAAALGDVTRGVGNGAGVADSTGGAKVDGVVQGSVIATYMHGPALARNPQLADLLIARALDVPLADLAPLDLEDVSQLRRERLAK; encoded by the coding sequence GTGCCTAAACTCACCATCGGCCTGGTCCTGCCCGACGTGTTGGGCACCTACGGCGACGACGGCAACGCGCTCGTGTTGCGCGAGCGCGCCCGCATGCGCGGTGTCGACGCGCGGATCGAACGCATTTTGCTTGACGACGACATCCCAGCCACCTGCGACATCTACACCCTCGGCGGCGGCGAGGACGCCGCACAGTTGCTCGCCGCAGCGCGACTGAACGCGTCGCCGGGCCTTAAGGCGGCAGCTGCCGACGGCCGGCCGATTTTCGCGGTGTGCGCCGGCCTGCAGGTGCTGGGCCGCACGTTCCACGCCCGCGGCGGCGAGGTCGACGGCGTCGGTCTGCTCGATGTGACCACTAAGCCACTTAGCACCCGCGCCACCGGCGAGATCGCCACTATCCCGACGCGCGCCGGCATCACCGCCGAGCTCACCGAGCCGCTCACCGGGTTTGAAAACCACATGGGCGCCACGGTGCTGGGCCCGGAGGCGGCAGCGCTTGGCGACGTCACCCGCGGCGTCGGCAACGGCGCCGGTGTCGCAGACTCCACCGGCGGTGCGAAGGTGGACGGCGTGGTGCAGGGCAGCGTGATCGCCACCTACATGCACGGCCCCGCGCTCGCACGTAACCCCCAGCTGGCCGATCTCCTCATCGCGCGCGCACTCGACGTGCCGCTTGCGGATTTGGCCCCGCTGGACCTCGAGGACGTTTCCCAGCTACGCCGGGAGCGCCTCGCCAAATAG
- a CDS encoding Mur ligase family protein, whose translation MQGPFSRARAYLATTAANLATAASRATGRGAGGMIGGLVANAIDPNIMSSLSGGRPTVLVTGTNGKSTTTRMLAGAVRAKRTVATNDGGDNMDAGIISALLAGKDAEAVVLEVDELHVPKVAERLNPAAFVLLNLTRDQLDRVGEINTIERALRGAVMAHPDAVVVANCDDVLISSIAYDHPNVVWVAAGAGWLGDSVTNPRSGGHVVRTDDDWYAVEPLPDGREFRRPEPTYTVTDNALQTPQGAAALELKLPGRANRGNAAQAIAAAVEAFHVPLDDAVRAAGEVDNVAGRYTTVHLGERDVHLMLAKNPAGWQEALSMVDRDADGVVIAVNAQQGDGEDVSWLWDVKFEDFGDTHVVAAGERATDLAVRLTYGRIDHERIADPVEAIRACPPGRVEVLANYTALLNLRRALSKQEDYRA comes from the coding sequence ATGCAAGGACCCTTCTCCCGAGCCAGGGCTTACTTGGCGACGACCGCAGCCAACCTCGCCACCGCCGCCTCCCGCGCCACCGGCCGCGGCGCCGGCGGCATGATCGGCGGGCTGGTGGCGAATGCGATCGACCCGAACATTATGTCGTCGCTAAGCGGCGGACGCCCCACAGTGCTGGTTACCGGCACCAACGGCAAATCCACCACCACCCGCATGCTCGCCGGCGCGGTGCGCGCGAAGCGCACCGTGGCCACCAACGACGGCGGCGACAACATGGACGCCGGCATCATCTCCGCCCTGCTCGCCGGCAAGGACGCGGAGGCGGTGGTGCTGGAGGTCGACGAGCTGCACGTGCCCAAGGTCGCCGAGCGGCTCAACCCGGCCGCGTTCGTGCTACTCAACCTCACCCGCGACCAGTTGGACCGCGTCGGCGAGATCAACACCATCGAGCGCGCGCTGCGTGGCGCGGTGATGGCGCACCCGGATGCGGTGGTCGTCGCTAATTGCGACGATGTCCTCATCTCGTCCATCGCCTACGACCACCCCAACGTCGTCTGGGTTGCCGCCGGCGCCGGCTGGCTTGGCGACTCCGTGACCAACCCCCGCTCCGGCGGCCACGTCGTACGCACCGACGACGACTGGTACGCCGTCGAGCCGCTCCCCGACGGCCGCGAGTTCCGCCGCCCCGAACCCACCTACACCGTCACCGACAACGCGCTGCAAACCCCGCAAGGCGCAGCCGCGCTCGAGCTCAAACTGCCCGGCCGCGCCAACCGGGGCAACGCCGCCCAAGCCATCGCGGCGGCGGTGGAGGCGTTCCACGTCCCGCTCGACGACGCCGTGCGCGCCGCCGGCGAGGTGGATAACGTCGCTGGCCGCTACACCACCGTGCACCTCGGCGAGCGCGACGTCCACCTCATGCTGGCGAAAAACCCGGCCGGCTGGCAGGAGGCCTTGTCCATGGTCGACCGCGACGCCGACGGCGTGGTCATCGCGGTCAACGCGCAGCAAGGCGACGGCGAGGACGTCTCGTGGCTGTGGGACGTCAAGTTCGAGGACTTCGGCGACACGCACGTCGTCGCCGCCGGTGAGCGCGCCACCGACCTTGCAGTGCGCCTGACGTACGGCCGCATCGACCACGAGCGCATCGCCGACCCGGTGGAGGCGATCCGCGCCTGCCCGCCGGGGCGCGTGGAGGTGCTGGCGAATTACACCGCGCTGCTGAATCTGCGCCGCGCGCTTTCCAAGCAGGAGGATTACCGTGCCTAA